One stretch of Paenibacillus sp. FSL R5-0341 DNA includes these proteins:
- a CDS encoding iron-sulfur cluster biosynthesis family protein, producing MIIQVSPLAEARLTEKLGDRPGYFKLFYDTDGCGCDGIAVLLILNEPDSDDVTVEAGSLPFVINKQQQIYFEPCLRLQSEHSFPSFRLSSDSMIYGSNVKVHDLRDTADIAPQPTGWFVR from the coding sequence ATGATCATTCAAGTCAGTCCGCTGGCAGAAGCAAGACTTACTGAAAAGCTGGGAGATCGACCAGGCTATTTCAAATTGTTTTATGATACCGATGGATGCGGTTGTGACGGAATTGCGGTGCTTCTGATCTTGAACGAGCCGGATAGCGATGATGTTACCGTAGAAGCCGGTTCGCTTCCCTTTGTAATCAACAAACAGCAGCAGATTTACTTTGAACCCTGTCTGCGTCTGCAATCCGAGCACAGTTTCCCTTCATTTCGACTGAGTAGCGATTCCATGATCTATGGCAGTAATGTCAAAGTCCATGATCTACGAGATACTGCAGACATAGCTCCTCAACCCACTGGATGGTTTGTACGATAA